From Desmodus rotundus isolate HL8 chromosome 12, HLdesRot8A.1, whole genome shotgun sequence, one genomic window encodes:
- the PROK1 gene encoding prokineticin-1: protein MRGATQVSVVLLLVAASDCAVITGACERDVQCGAGTCCAVSLWLQDLRMCTPLGREGDECHPASRKIPFFRKRQHHTCPCLPNLLCSRYLDGRYRCSMDLKNINF from the exons ATGAGAGGGGCCACGCAGGTCTCTGTCGTGCTGCTCCTGGTGGCAGCGTCCGACTGCGCCGTGATCACCGGG GCCTGTGAGCGGGATGTCCAGTGTGGAGCCGGCACCTGCTGTGCGGTCAGCCTGTGGCTCCAAGATCTGCGGATGTGCACCCCGCTGGGCCGGGAAGGAGATGAGTGCCACCCTGCAAGCCGCAAG ATCCCCTTCTTCAGAAAGCGCCAGCACCATACCTGCCCCTGCCTTCCCAACCTGCTGTGCTCCCGCTACCTGGATGGCAGGTACCGCTGCTCCATGGACTTGAAGAATATCAACTTTTAG